In the Pseudolabrys taiwanensis genome, one interval contains:
- a CDS encoding ABC transporter ATP-binding protein, with amino-acid sequence MLTIENLSAWYGAARILFDLSFEVGRGEVVALMGRNGAGKTTTMKAIMGLVDRQGAVHFNGDDISRKRPFEIARRGLGFTPEDRRIFADLTVMENLDIGRQAPRAFPDGTPAPVWTPERLFTLFPNLGEMPNRPGGRMSGGEQQMLTVARTLMGNPLLVLLDEPSEGVAPLIVEQMANTIVELKKEGLSILLSEQNIHFAQLVSDRVYVLEKGQIHWQGSMEALAADQDVQKAYLTV; translated from the coding sequence ATGCTCACCATCGAGAACCTGAGCGCCTGGTACGGCGCCGCGCGCATTCTGTTCGATCTGTCGTTCGAGGTCGGCCGCGGCGAGGTGGTGGCACTGATGGGCCGCAACGGCGCCGGCAAGACCACGACCATGAAAGCGATCATGGGTCTCGTCGATCGTCAGGGTGCCGTGCACTTCAATGGCGACGACATTTCGCGCAAGCGTCCGTTCGAGATCGCGCGGCGCGGTCTGGGCTTCACCCCGGAAGACCGTCGCATTTTCGCGGATCTGACGGTGATGGAGAATCTCGACATCGGCCGCCAGGCGCCGCGCGCATTTCCCGACGGCACGCCGGCCCCGGTCTGGACGCCGGAACGGCTGTTCACGCTCTTTCCTAATCTCGGCGAGATGCCGAACCGGCCGGGCGGCCGTATGAGCGGTGGCGAGCAACAGATGCTCACGGTCGCACGCACCCTCATGGGGAACCCGCTCCTGGTGCTGCTTGACGAGCCGTCGGAGGGCGTCGCGCCGCTGATCGTGGAGCAGATGGCTAACACCATCGTCGAACTGAAGAAGGAGGGCCTGTCGATCCTGCTATCCGAGCAGAATATTCATTTCGCGCAGCTGGTGTCCGACCGCGTGTATGTGCTCGAGAAGGGACAGATCCACTGGCAGGGATCGATGGAGGCGCTGGCCGCCGATCAGGACGTGCAAAAAGCTTATCTGACGGTCTAA
- a CDS encoding ABC transporter substrate-binding protein has product MKPHLFLLAMAGLAAAGLAAPASAQDTIKIGELNSYKSQPAFLDPYKKGLELAVEEVNASGGVLGKKLEVVMRDDGANPGEAVRVAEELVTREGVVAIAGTFLSHIGLAVTNFAGQKKVFFLAAEPLTDKITWQNGNKYTYRLRATTYMQTAMLMPAAIAAKKKKWALVYPNFEYGQSAAENFKALLKKAQPDVEFVTEQAPPLGKVDAGAVAQAIDDAKPDAIFNVLFGPDLTKFVREGNTRGVFKDRVVVSLLSGEPEYLDPLKDEAPVGWIVTGYPWDKITTPEHKAFLAAYQKKYNDYPRLGSIVGYSTIKSMAAGINKAKSTDTDKLVEAFKGLKVDSPFGPFEYRASDHQATMGAFVGKIALEGGKGTMTDFKYVDGASVLPSDEEVKKLRPADAN; this is encoded by the coding sequence ATGAAGCCTCATCTGTTCTTGCTCGCAATGGCCGGCCTTGCCGCCGCCGGCCTTGCCGCGCCCGCTTCGGCGCAAGACACCATCAAGATCGGCGAGCTCAACAGCTACAAATCACAGCCGGCCTTTCTCGATCCCTATAAAAAAGGGCTCGAACTTGCCGTGGAAGAGGTGAACGCCAGCGGTGGCGTCCTCGGCAAAAAACTCGAAGTCGTCATGCGTGACGACGGCGCCAATCCGGGCGAAGCCGTGCGCGTTGCGGAAGAGCTGGTAACGCGCGAAGGCGTCGTCGCCATCGCCGGCACGTTCCTGTCGCATATCGGTCTCGCGGTCACCAACTTCGCCGGCCAGAAGAAGGTGTTCTTCCTCGCCGCCGAGCCGCTGACCGACAAGATCACCTGGCAGAACGGCAACAAGTACACCTATCGCCTGCGTGCCACGACCTACATGCAGACGGCGATGCTGATGCCGGCCGCCATCGCGGCGAAGAAAAAGAAATGGGCGCTGGTCTATCCGAACTTCGAGTATGGCCAGTCGGCAGCCGAGAACTTCAAGGCGCTGCTGAAGAAGGCGCAGCCCGATGTCGAGTTCGTCACCGAGCAGGCGCCGCCGCTCGGCAAGGTCGATGCCGGCGCCGTGGCGCAGGCGATCGACGACGCCAAGCCGGACGCCATCTTCAACGTCCTGTTCGGGCCCGACCTGACCAAATTCGTGCGTGAGGGCAACACCCGCGGCGTGTTCAAGGACCGCGTCGTGGTGAGCCTGCTCTCCGGCGAGCCCGAATATCTCGATCCGCTCAAGGACGAGGCGCCGGTCGGCTGGATCGTCACGGGTTATCCGTGGGACAAGATCACCACGCCCGAGCACAAGGCATTCCTCGCCGCGTATCAGAAAAAGTACAACGACTATCCGCGCCTCGGCTCGATCGTTGGCTACTCCACCATCAAGTCGATGGCGGCCGGCATCAACAAGGCGAAGTCGACCGACACCGACAAGCTGGTCGAAGCCTTCAAGGGCCTGAAGGTCGACAGCCCGTTCGGGCCGTTCGAATACCGCGCCAGCGACCATCAGGCCACCATGGGCGCCTTCGTCGGCAAGATTGCGCTCGAAGGCGGCAAGGGCACCATGACGGACTTTAAGTATGTCGACGGCGCATCCGTTCTGCCCAGCGACGAAGAAGTGAAGAAGCTGCGTCCGGCCGACGCGAATTAG
- a CDS encoding ABC transporter substrate-binding protein yields the protein MLSVTRRGLAALTSALAIAAAIGIAVPAKAQQKPVIKVSSLTLPVFNPLVWNVMKARGIDAKHGFELDARPYPSISAFYAAFATGETDVLIGGPTIFQKLAQEGVPVRIIGTGFTLADLVIFAKDPAIKSLADLKGKQLAADMGGSQFQVVKIYANAKGIDLGKDITVVNANFAVARAQLEAGRVDAALVIEPLASIILKQNPDWKVIFNGAEGWKEITGEAGWEIVPAMRADAIAKNPRAPQMLLAALQDVAAVFEKETAAADKIANETLKLPPGILTAAVESKRLQMIVKPAWEPATKKSITDMMERAVKAGFYEKMPDPSIIYAP from the coding sequence ATGTTGTCCGTAACACGGCGCGGCCTCGCCGCGCTCACTTCAGCCTTGGCGATCGCCGCCGCGATAGGCATCGCGGTGCCGGCCAAGGCCCAGCAAAAGCCAGTAATCAAAGTATCCAGCCTGACCTTGCCGGTGTTCAATCCGTTGGTCTGGAATGTCATGAAAGCGCGTGGCATCGACGCCAAGCATGGATTCGAACTCGACGCGCGGCCTTACCCATCCATCTCCGCTTTCTACGCCGCCTTCGCCACCGGCGAGACCGACGTGTTGATCGGTGGACCGACGATCTTCCAGAAGCTGGCGCAGGAAGGCGTGCCCGTGCGCATCATCGGCACCGGTTTTACCCTCGCCGATCTGGTGATCTTCGCCAAGGACCCGGCGATCAAGTCGCTCGCCGACCTCAAAGGCAAACAACTCGCCGCCGACATGGGCGGCTCGCAATTCCAGGTCGTCAAAATCTACGCCAATGCCAAGGGCATCGATCTCGGCAAGGACATCACGGTCGTCAACGCCAACTTCGCCGTGGCGCGCGCGCAGCTCGAGGCCGGCCGGGTCGACGCTGCGCTGGTGATCGAGCCGCTTGCCAGCATCATTCTCAAGCAAAATCCGGACTGGAAGGTGATCTTCAACGGCGCCGAAGGCTGGAAGGAAATCACCGGCGAAGCCGGCTGGGAGATCGTGCCGGCCATGCGCGCCGACGCCATCGCCAAGAATCCGAGAGCGCCGCAAATGCTGCTGGCCGCGCTGCAGGACGTGGCTGCGGTCTTCGAAAAGGAAACGGCGGCGGCCGACAAGATCGCCAATGAAACCTTGAAGCTGCCGCCGGGCATCCTCACGGCGGCGGTTGAGAGCAAACGCCTGCAGATGATCGTCAAACCGGCATGGGAGCCGGCGACGAAAAAGTCCATCACCGACATGATGGAACGCGCCGTGAAAGCCGGCTTCTACGAGAAGATGCCCGACCCGAGCATCATCTACGCGCCGTAA
- a CDS encoding MarR family winged helix-turn-helix transcriptional regulator: protein MPRDKLKVLGTPQEATEAVRYVLDEQIGFLLRIAVQRHTAIFTSRMVEGLTQTQFAALAKLHEVGPCSQNHLGRLIYLDAATIKGVVDRLGVRGFVSALADPKDRRRRAVALTDRGRAVTEEAMKSAGDISAVTLAPLTAEEQRMVARLLKKLG from the coding sequence ATGCCGCGTGACAAGCTCAAGGTCTTGGGGACCCCGCAGGAGGCGACCGAGGCCGTCCGCTATGTGCTCGACGAGCAGATCGGCTTCTTGTTGCGCATCGCCGTGCAGCGTCATACTGCGATCTTCACCAGCCGCATGGTGGAAGGTCTGACCCAGACGCAGTTCGCGGCGCTGGCTAAGCTGCACGAGGTCGGACCGTGCTCGCAGAACCATCTCGGCCGCCTCATCTACCTTGATGCCGCGACCATCAAAGGCGTCGTCGATCGGTTGGGCGTTCGCGGTTTCGTCAGCGCCTTGGCCGATCCTAAGGACCGCCGCCGGCGCGCCGTTGCGCTGACGGATCGCGGTCGCGCCGTCACCGAAGAGGCGATGAAATCGGCCGGCGACATCAGTGCCGTGACGCTCGCGCCGCTGACGGCAGAAGAGCAGCGCATGGTGGCGCGGCTGCTGAAAAAGCTGGGCTAG
- a CDS encoding ABC transporter ATP-binding protein has protein sequence MSVLAIRSLSKTFGGVHAVNEVSFEIGKGEFLALIGPNGAGKSTCFNMINGQLKPNSGEILFEGKNIAGLEPREIWRLGVGRTFQVAATFGSMTVVENVQMALISHAQQTYRLWRPAASLHRERAIELLAQVGMQDAADRPSRELAYGDVKRIELAIALVNDPRLLLMDEPTAGMAPRERNDLIALVKRLVLERGISVLFTEHSMDVVFSYADRIIVLARGRLIADGTAATIREDAKVKEVYFGTGKTFQVHAP, from the coding sequence ATGAGCGTTCTTGCCATTCGCTCGCTCAGCAAGACCTTCGGCGGCGTGCATGCTGTCAACGAGGTGTCGTTCGAGATCGGCAAGGGGGAGTTCCTGGCGCTGATCGGCCCGAACGGCGCAGGCAAGTCGACCTGCTTCAACATGATCAACGGTCAGCTCAAGCCAAATTCGGGCGAGATCCTGTTCGAGGGCAAGAACATCGCCGGCCTCGAACCGCGCGAGATCTGGCGGCTCGGCGTCGGCCGTACGTTCCAGGTGGCGGCGACGTTCGGTTCGATGACGGTGGTCGAGAACGTGCAGATGGCGCTGATCTCGCACGCGCAGCAGACTTATCGTTTGTGGCGCCCGGCGGCGTCGCTGCACCGGGAACGCGCGATCGAGCTTTTGGCGCAGGTCGGTATGCAAGACGCGGCCGATCGGCCGAGCCGCGAGCTTGCTTATGGCGACGTCAAGCGTATCGAGCTCGCCATAGCGCTCGTCAACGATCCGCGCCTGCTGTTGATGGATGAGCCGACGGCCGGCATGGCGCCGCGCGAGCGCAACGATCTGATCGCGCTGGTCAAGCGCCTAGTGTTGGAACGGGGTATCTCGGTGTTGTTCACCGAGCACTCGATGGATGTCGTGTTCTCTTACGCGGATCGCATCATCGTGTTGGCGCGCGGCCGTCTGATCGCCGACGGCACCGCAGCGACCATTCGCGAGGATGCCAAGGTGAAGGAAGTCTATTTCGGCACGGGCAAGACTTTTCAGGTGCACGCGCCATGA
- a CDS encoding ABC transporter substrate-binding protein translates to MIAFTRRSIGALAAGLALAATSILVTPVHAQQKPVIKVSSLTLPVFAPLLWNVIKARGLDAKHGFELEIRPYPSISAYYAAFATGETDALVGGPTVFQKLAQEGVPVRIIGSAITLADLVVFAKDPAIKSLADLKGKQIAADMGSGQFQVVKIYANAKGIDLGKDVAVVNANFAVARAQLEAGRVDAAMVIEPLASIILKQNPDSKIIFNGAAGWKEVTGSDGWELVPAMRADAIQRVPNAPKMLLAALADAAEVIHKETAAADQIAAETLKLPPGILTAAVDSKRLQAEVKPASDAAVRKSLLDMMERAVKAGFLEKTPDPSIIYTP, encoded by the coding sequence ATGATCGCATTCACCCGGCGCTCCATCGGCGCCTTAGCCGCGGGCCTGGCCTTGGCCGCGACGTCGATCCTCGTCACGCCGGTCCACGCGCAGCAAAAGCCCGTCATCAAGGTGTCGAGCCTGACCTTGCCGGTGTTCGCGCCGCTGCTCTGGAACGTCATCAAGGCGCGCGGCCTCGACGCGAAACATGGCTTTGAGCTGGAGATACGGCCCTATCCGTCGATCTCGGCCTATTACGCCGCCTTCGCCACGGGCGAGACCGATGCGCTGGTCGGCGGCCCGACCGTATTCCAGAAGCTCGCGCAGGAAGGCGTGCCGGTGCGCATCATCGGCTCGGCGATCACCCTCGCCGACCTCGTCGTGTTCGCCAAAGACCCGGCGATCAAGTCGCTCGCCGACCTGAAGGGCAAGCAGATCGCCGCCGACATGGGCAGCGGCCAATTCCAGGTGGTCAAAATCTACGCCAACGCCAAGGGCATCGACCTCGGCAAGGATGTCGCCGTCGTCAACGCCAACTTCGCCGTGGCGCGCGCGCAGTTGGAGGCCGGCCGCGTCGATGCGGCCATGGTGATCGAGCCGCTCGCCAGCATCATCCTCAAGCAGAACCCGGACTCGAAGATCATCTTCAACGGCGCGGCAGGCTGGAAGGAAGTGACCGGCAGCGACGGCTGGGAGTTGGTGCCCGCGATGCGCGCCGACGCGATCCAGCGCGTGCCGAATGCCCCGAAGATGCTGCTCGCCGCGCTCGCCGATGCCGCCGAGGTGATCCACAAAGAAACGGCCGCCGCCGACCAGATTGCCGCGGAAACGTTGAAACTGCCGCCGGGCATCCTCACGGCCGCGGTCGACAGCAAGCGCCTGCAGGCCGAGGTCAAGCCGGCTTCAGACGCCGCGGTGCGCAAATCGCTGCTCGACATGATGGAGCGCGCGGTGAAGGCCGGCTTCCTTGAAAAGACGCCCGACCCGAGCATCATCTACACACCCTGA
- a CDS encoding ABC transporter permease, whose translation MALEEHRESVPVLSFPRQTLVSLLIFAIVWEAMSYFAPSLGIPPFAIPSWLKIAKSIATITPIDVVVTLARVVGALIVSFVLGLALAMAMYRSETLDKYVHPMVRILMAVPVVSWILFAVLWFPGVEFRIGFVLVVVCGPVFLVDTLDAMRNVPRELRHMMRSFRPTTLQFFLKLMLPAIVPTIFTSWKVNISLAIRVVTIAELVGAVTGIGHQLSVAQELFSVSDVFAWTIVLVALLFVLEALVARIEHRLLRWRT comes from the coding sequence ATGGCCCTCGAGGAGCATCGCGAGTCTGTCCCCGTCTTGAGTTTTCCGCGGCAGACTCTCGTTTCCCTGCTCATCTTCGCCATCGTCTGGGAGGCGATGTCGTATTTCGCCCCCAGTCTTGGCATTCCGCCCTTCGCCATCCCGAGTTGGCTGAAGATCGCCAAGAGCATCGCCACCATCACGCCCATTGACGTGGTGGTGACCTTGGCCCGCGTCGTCGGCGCGTTGATCGTCTCCTTCGTGCTGGGCCTCGCATTGGCGATGGCCATGTACCGGTCGGAGACGCTCGATAAATACGTTCATCCGATGGTCCGCATTCTGATGGCGGTGCCGGTCGTCTCCTGGATCCTGTTCGCGGTGCTGTGGTTCCCCGGCGTCGAATTCCGCATCGGCTTCGTGCTGGTCGTGGTGTGCGGCCCGGTGTTCCTGGTCGATACGCTCGACGCCATGCGCAACGTGCCGCGCGAATTGCGGCACATGATGCGCTCGTTCCGGCCGACGACCTTACAGTTCTTCCTGAAGCTGATGCTGCCAGCCATCGTGCCGACCATCTTCACGAGCTGGAAGGTGAACATCAGCCTCGCCATTCGCGTCGTCACCATCGCCGAACTGGTCGGCGCGGTGACCGGCATCGGCCATCAGCTGTCGGTGGCGCAGGAATTGTTCTCGGTCTCCGACGTGTTCGCCTGGACCATCGTCCTGGTCGCTCTTCTCTTCGTGCTCGAGGCGCTGGTCGCGCGCATCGAGCACCGACTGCTCAGGTGGCGGACATGA
- a CDS encoding alpha/beta fold hydrolase: MPHISARDGTRLYYEEAGQGTPIVFVHEYAGDWRTWEPQMRYFSRAHRCVTFSQRGYPPSDVPTDGAKYGQDIARDDVIALMDALNIDKAHIVGHSMGASTALHVGIHHPQRCLSVTAASCGYGSSPDMNFVEQGRAASRETAKMFETVDFPTAAARYADGATRQTHKYKDPRGFAEFAKMLAEHSPVGHALTMRELQAKRPSLWEMEAQLKAFAPPLLIIVGDEDDWCLDPSIFLKRTVPTAGLLVIPRSGHTITSEEPAAFNAALADLISASEAGRWMSHRAPVKQN; encoded by the coding sequence ATGCCGCATATCAGCGCGCGCGACGGCACACGCCTCTATTACGAAGAGGCCGGGCAGGGGACGCCGATCGTTTTCGTTCACGAGTACGCCGGCGACTGGCGCACTTGGGAGCCGCAGATGCGGTACTTCTCGCGGGCGCATCGCTGCGTCACTTTCTCGCAGCGCGGTTATCCACCTTCGGACGTGCCCACTGACGGCGCAAAGTATGGGCAGGACATCGCCCGTGACGACGTCATCGCGTTGATGGACGCGCTGAACATCGACAAGGCCCACATCGTCGGTCACTCCATGGGCGCCTCGACGGCGCTGCATGTCGGCATCCATCACCCGCAACGCTGTCTCTCGGTCACCGCGGCAAGCTGCGGCTACGGCTCGAGCCCGGATATGAATTTCGTCGAACAAGGCCGCGCCGCATCGCGCGAGACGGCCAAGATGTTCGAGACCGTCGATTTCCCCACGGCCGCCGCGCGTTATGCCGATGGTGCGACGCGGCAGACGCACAAATACAAGGATCCGCGCGGTTTCGCTGAATTCGCCAAGATGCTGGCGGAGCATTCGCCCGTCGGTCACGCGCTCACGATGCGTGAATTGCAGGCCAAGCGTCCGTCGTTGTGGGAGATGGAAGCCCAGCTCAAGGCGTTCGCGCCGCCACTCCTGATCATCGTCGGAGACGAGGACGACTGGTGCCTCGATCCCAGCATCTTCCTCAAGCGCACGGTCCCGACCGCTGGTCTTCTCGTCATTCCGCGCTCTGGCCACACCATCACCAGCGAGGAGCCAGCCGCGTTCAATGCCGCGCTGGCCGACCTTATCTCGGCGTCCGAAGCCGGCCGTTGGATGTCGCACCGCGCGCCGGTCAAACAGAATTAG
- a CDS encoding SDR family NAD(P)-dependent oxidoreductase produces the protein MDLMLKGKTAVVTGGSEGIGKGIARLLAKEGVDVAICARRKEPLEAAAAELAKETGRKIIPITADLRSDKDAKAFIEAAHKALGRIDIMVNNAGSAAGGVIEHLTEDDWEKGLQLKFMGYVRCLRYVLPIMRAQGGGRVVNLIGNDGVKPSYWEICPGAANAAGQNLTMSLAGQYGKDKITFVAVNPGPVRTERWAGLVDAMARDMKISREQADQLAPASIPVGRIAEVDEVASLVVMLASPLMEMVNGTMIEIDGGQDKPLMDRFRDKPLG, from the coding sequence ATGGATCTTATGCTGAAGGGTAAGACTGCAGTCGTCACCGGCGGCAGCGAAGGCATCGGTAAGGGCATCGCGCGTCTGCTCGCCAAGGAAGGCGTCGACGTCGCGATCTGCGCGCGCCGCAAAGAGCCGCTGGAGGCGGCGGCCGCCGAACTCGCCAAGGAGACCGGCCGCAAGATCATTCCGATCACGGCCGACCTGCGCAGCGACAAGGACGCCAAGGCGTTCATCGAGGCGGCGCACAAGGCGCTCGGCCGCATCGACATCATGGTCAACAATGCCGGTTCGGCTGCCGGCGGCGTGATCGAGCATCTCACGGAAGACGATTGGGAAAAGGGCCTGCAGCTCAAGTTCATGGGCTACGTGCGCTGCCTGCGTTACGTGCTGCCGATCATGCGCGCCCAGGGCGGCGGCCGCGTCGTCAACCTCATCGGCAACGACGGCGTGAAGCCCTCGTATTGGGAAATCTGCCCCGGTGCCGCCAACGCCGCCGGCCAGAACCTGACGATGTCGCTCGCCGGCCAGTACGGCAAGGACAAGATCACCTTCGTCGCGGTCAACCCGGGCCCGGTGCGCACCGAGCGTTGGGCCGGCCTCGTCGACGCCATGGCGCGCGATATGAAGATCTCCCGCGAGCAGGCTGATCAACTCGCGCCGGCCTCGATCCCCGTCGGCCGCATCGCCGAAGTCGACGAAGTCGCTTCGCTGGTCGTCATGCTGGCGTCGCCGCTGATGGAGATGGTCAACGGCACCATGATCGAGATCGACGGCGGCCAGGACAAGCCGCTGATGGATCGCTTCCGCGACAAGCCGCTCGGCTAG
- a CDS encoding ABC transporter permease produces the protein MTLNALLFQALNGLSSASGLFFVAVGLSLIFGVTRIINIAHGSLYMLGTYVAYSLVTKIGGAVGFWGGIVLTAVIIAVLGALIEILLLRRIYRAPELFQLLATFALVLVFNDAALYIWGPEDLLGPRAPGLRNAIEIFGRRLPSYDLFLIFVGPAVLIILHFALAKTRFGRLIRAATQDREMVGALGVNQAILFTSVFALGAALAGLGGALQVAREPANLATDLVAIGDAFVVVVVGGMGSITGAYLAAVIIAEVKALCIGLGVVDFGFVTVNFSKFTLVAEFLVMAIVLIVRPYGLLGRPQGPVRSIAEPEDPIRPATPMLKVLGAVILVLLLCLPFLAQGSPYIVVLAIDVLIAIIFATSLHFIMGPGGMHSFGHAAYFGLGAYGAALLVKWFAAPMGVALVAAPVVALVGALLFGWFAVRLSGVYLAMLTLAFAQIVWAAVFQWEALTGGSNGVIGVWPKPPFDQAWVFFLLTLALAVIAILLLRRFLFAPFGYAMRAGRDSPLRAEAIGIDVKRVHWLGFAVAGCICGIAGGLFAFAKGSISPETIHVGRSIDGLVMVLLGGIQTLTGPIVGASVFAMLQDTVMRQTEYWRALLGGIILVLVLAFPQGIVGAINALVSKRRSS, from the coding sequence ATGACCCTCAACGCTCTCCTCTTCCAGGCGCTCAACGGCCTCTCCAGCGCGTCCGGCCTGTTTTTTGTCGCGGTCGGCTTGTCGCTGATCTTCGGCGTCACCCGCATCATCAATATCGCGCACGGGTCCCTGTATATGCTCGGGACCTATGTCGCCTATTCGCTGGTGACCAAGATCGGTGGTGCCGTCGGCTTCTGGGGCGGCATCGTTCTCACCGCCGTCATCATCGCGGTGCTGGGGGCGCTGATCGAGATCCTGCTGCTGCGGCGGATCTATCGCGCGCCCGAACTGTTTCAGCTCCTCGCCACGTTCGCGCTGGTGCTCGTCTTCAACGACGCGGCGCTCTATATCTGGGGTCCGGAAGACCTGCTTGGTCCGCGCGCGCCGGGCTTGCGCAACGCGATCGAGATATTCGGCCGGCGGCTGCCGAGCTACGACCTCTTTTTGATCTTCGTCGGGCCGGCGGTGCTGATCATCCTGCACTTCGCGCTGGCGAAGACGCGCTTCGGCCGTTTGATCCGGGCGGCGACGCAGGACCGCGAGATGGTCGGCGCGCTCGGCGTCAATCAGGCGATCCTGTTCACCTCCGTGTTCGCGCTCGGCGCGGCGCTCGCTGGGCTCGGCGGCGCGCTGCAGGTCGCGCGCGAGCCTGCCAATCTCGCGACCGACTTGGTCGCCATCGGCGACGCCTTCGTCGTGGTCGTGGTCGGCGGCATGGGTTCGATCACGGGTGCGTATCTCGCCGCCGTCATCATCGCCGAGGTGAAGGCGCTGTGTATCGGCCTCGGTGTCGTCGATTTCGGTTTCGTCACCGTGAACTTCTCCAAGTTCACGCTCGTTGCCGAATTCCTCGTGATGGCGATCGTGCTGATCGTGCGGCCTTACGGGCTGCTCGGCAGGCCACAAGGGCCGGTGCGCTCCATCGCCGAGCCGGAGGATCCGATCCGGCCGGCGACGCCGATGCTCAAGGTGCTCGGGGCCGTGATTCTGGTGCTGCTGTTGTGTCTGCCGTTCCTGGCGCAGGGCTCGCCTTATATCGTCGTGTTGGCCATCGACGTGCTGATCGCCATTATTTTCGCAACGTCGCTCCACTTCATCATGGGGCCGGGCGGCATGCATTCGTTCGGCCACGCCGCCTATTTCGGCTTGGGCGCCTACGGCGCGGCGCTGCTGGTGAAATGGTTCGCGGCACCGATGGGCGTCGCGTTGGTCGCCGCCCCTGTCGTTGCCCTCGTCGGCGCGTTGCTGTTCGGCTGGTTCGCGGTGCGCCTCTCGGGCGTCTACCTCGCCATGCTGACGCTCGCCTTCGCCCAGATCGTCTGGGCCGCCGTCTTCCAATGGGAAGCCCTCACCGGTGGCTCCAACGGTGTCATCGGCGTCTGGCCGAAACCGCCCTTCGATCAGGCGTGGGTCTTCTTCCTGCTCACGCTGGCGTTGGCGGTGATCGCGATTCTGCTGTTGCGGCGCTTCCTGTTCGCGCCCTTCGGCTATGCGATGCGCGCGGGCCGCGACTCGCCGCTCCGCGCCGAAGCCATCGGCATCGACGTGAAGCGCGTCCATTGGCTCGGCTTTGCCGTTGCGGGCTGCATCTGCGGCATCGCCGGTGGCCTGTTTGCCTTCGCCAAAGGCTCGATCTCACCCGAAACCATCCATGTTGGCCGCTCCATCGACGGCTTGGTGATGGTGCTGCTCGGCGGCATCCAGACCCTGACCGGACCGATCGTCGGCGCCTCGGTTTTTGCGATGTTGCAGGACACCGTAATGCGCCAGACCGAGTATTGGCGCGCGTTGCTCGGCGGCATCATCCTGGTGCTCGTGCTCGCCTTTCCGCAAGGCATCGTCGGCGCCATCAATGCCCTTGTCAGCAAGAGGCGTTCATCATGA
- a CDS encoding ABC transporter ATP-binding protein, with the protein MNTTMSGPPTIEVRGLRKVFRQATSGQQVIAIDRLDLTIQPKEVIAIVGQTGCGKSTFFDMMIGLEPPTEGYIHIGDKSPYGDFDFFRGKMATVFQQDRLLPWRTALDNAKLPLELMGKPEEEQRERALTWLNKLGLSNFVNAYPHELSGGMRQRVAIARAFAVQPEILLADEAFGHLDEVTAAELRDTFLKLARESGATAILITHQLEEAIAVGDRIAVFGKSAKLLADIHVEQWPKERYGELREAIQATLQSQSADPRLNGG; encoded by the coding sequence ATGAACACGACAATGAGCGGACCGCCGACCATCGAAGTGCGCGGCTTGCGCAAGGTGTTCCGGCAGGCCACCTCCGGCCAGCAGGTCATCGCCATCGACCGGCTCGATCTCACCATCCAGCCGAAGGAAGTCATCGCCATCGTCGGCCAGACCGGTTGCGGCAAGTCGACTTTTTTCGACATGATGATCGGGCTGGAGCCGCCGACGGAAGGCTACATCCACATCGGCGACAAGAGCCCTTACGGCGACTTCGACTTTTTCCGCGGCAAGATGGCGACGGTGTTTCAGCAGGACCGGCTGCTGCCGTGGCGCACCGCGCTCGACAACGCAAAGCTGCCGCTCGAACTGATGGGCAAACCCGAAGAGGAGCAGCGCGAACGCGCATTGACCTGGCTGAACAAGCTGGGCCTGTCCAACTTCGTCAACGCCTATCCGCATGAGCTGTCGGGCGGCATGCGTCAGCGCGTGGCGATCGCGCGCGCCTTCGCGGTGCAGCCGGAGATATTGCTTGCCGACGAAGCCTTCGGCCATCTCGATGAGGTGACAGCGGCCGAACTGCGCGACACATTCCTGAAGCTCGCGCGCGAAAGCGGCGCCACCGCCATCCTGATCACGCACCAGCTCGAGGAAGCCATCGCCGTCGGCGACCGCATCGCCGTATTCGGCAAGTCGGCGAAGCTGCTCGCCGATATTCATGTCGAGCAATGGCCGAAGGAGCGCTATGGCGAGTTACGCGAAGCGATCCAGGCAACGCTGCAGAGCCAATCCGCCGATCCGAGATTGAACGGAGGTTGA